The Kosmotoga arenicorallina S304 nucleotide sequence GGCTATCTCGCTTTTAGCTTCTCTAAGTGATTCCAGCTCTCTTGGAGACAATACAGCTACGTCACCTTCAAAATCGTCCCGTTCTTCAAGAAATTTCATTAATTCTTCCGGGTCGTTGGTGATGATGGTATAAAATGGTACTTCTTCCCCTTCAACAACATATATCCCTTCTACTTCAAATTCTTTCAGCTTTTCCAAAAGATCCGTCATAGTTCCAGCCTCCAGTTATCATTAATATAATCTTTCAAGAAGCCTTCATAGCCTTTTCTACCCATAAGCCCATAAGTGATTTTCTTGCCGAGTTCTACTCCCGGTTGGTCATAGGGGTTTATACGTAGCAATTCCCCCATTGTCGCTGTTAGAAGTTCGTAGTAAAGTATGAATTCTCCAACGTTTTCTTCGTTTAACTCAGGAAAAGTAATCGTGAGACTGGGAACTCCATTTTTTGCCAAAGCCAATGCAGTTCCATACTGTTCGGAATTCAGTAATGTAGAAAGTGCTTTCCCGCCAAGGTAAGAAAGAGCTTCTATATCATTGTGCAAAGCCGGAATTTCAAAATCTACTGAAAAGGTTTCAAGTCTCAAAAAGGTTATTATTTTATCTTTAGGTCCTTCATTGTAGAGTTGAATCTGGGAGTGTTGATCCACTGCACCGAGGGCTTTAACCGGTGTCTGACCGGCAAAAATTTCTTTGCCATCTTTATCGAATTTCTTTCCCAGAGACTCTGCCCAGAGCTGGCGGTACCAATCAGCTAATAAGTAAAGTCTATTGGAGTAAGGCATCATTACTGAAATACGTTTTCCACTGTTCATAGCGTCAAGATGTAAAAGGGCATTTAGCACCAGTGGATTTTCAGAAGCTTTTTGATTTTTATAACGTTCTAAACCTTTTTTTGCCCCACGGTGCAGAGCCTTTATATCTATGCCTTCGGCAAAGGCCGATGCAAGGCCTACTGGTGTTAACACGCTGAACCTGCCCCCAACATCGCGAGGAATAGTAAGGGTTCTTATTCCTTCCCTTTCTGCAATGACCCTCAAAACACCTTTCTCAGGGTCAGTTGTGAAAAGCAAATGCTCAGCGGACGCCAAACCTGATTTGTCAAGCATTCCTCTTACAATCAGGTAATTTGCCATCGCTTCAGCTGTTGTGCCTGATTTCGAAATGATATTGAAGAGCGTTTTTGATAGGTCTATTTTCGATAACACCGCATCGACAAATTCCGGGTCTATGTTGTCGACAACGAAGACGCGTGCTTTACCTTCTCTGTCAAAGTTGGGAGAATTCCAGTTAATAGGTTTCAGGGATTTGTGGAGTGCTATGTTTCCCAGCGCTGAACCTCCAATCCCCAAAACAACAATATTCTCAAAACTGCTAAACCAGCTTGCGTATTTTTGCACTTCTTCAATGTATTCTTCCGTTCCCAGAATTCTGATGAATCCAGGTTGGTTATCGATTACCTTGTTAAGCGCCCCTAGTGCAATATCTGCCCTT carries:
- a CDS encoding glucose-6-phosphate isomerase (catalyzes the formation of D-fructose 6-phosphate from D-glucose 6-phosphate) encodes the protein MLKFDFSLAFKENIGTGPTYEEILERADIALGALNKVIDNQPGFIRILGTEEYIEEVQKYASWFSSFENIVVLGIGGSALGNIALHKSLKPINWNSPNFDREGKARVFVVDNIDPEFVDAVLSKIDLSKTLFNIISKSGTTAEAMANYLIVRGMLDKSGLASAEHLLFTTDPEKGVLRVIAEREGIRTLTIPRDVGGRFSVLTPVGLASAFAEGIDIKALHRGAKKGLERYKNQKASENPLVLNALLHLDAMNSGKRISVMMPYSNRLYLLADWYRQLWAESLGKKFDKDGKEIFAGQTPVKALGAVDQHSQIQLYNEGPKDKIITFLRLETFSVDFEIPALHNDIEALSYLGGKALSTLLNSEQYGTALALAKNGVPSLTITFPELNEENVGEFILYYELLTATMGELLRINPYDQPGVELGKKITYGLMGRKGYEGFLKDYINDNWRLEL